In Arachis stenosperma cultivar V10309 chromosome 1, arast.V10309.gnm1.PFL2, whole genome shotgun sequence, one DNA window encodes the following:
- the LOC130973044 gene encoding zinc finger CCCH domain-containing protein 43-like isoform X2 produces MEHTESDSASSSLPNGGGDCITATQQDPQLAPSSNHGTDDPQPSDLYQTAQDGSLSAELQSKLDLKGLEGVGEEGGEIGDKVSNFGQVGGGVDDGGVTNGDDEVVNGGDEGFKGGGADGDNWGWETNSWEEENVNVGLVDGDYDGLVNGYVDADGGDDVDGVENREEKSGGGRAQHQYPWRPDAQDCAFYMKTGNCKFGINCKFNHPINRRKNQAVKERPAEREEEQAERPGQTECKYYLRSGGCKFGKDCKYNHTKGKDLTTEEVAELNFLGLPIRLGKRECPYYMRTGSCKFGANCKFNHPDPTTVGGSESSPGYSNGGSDPSSRYSNGRSNTSSGYSNGGSISLHGVSQQSVSTWSSPRTVNETSPFVPMMLSPPSPDWNAYQAPTYLSERSMHPPPPYVMNNPVIETNVYIHPQKRIQLDDFPERPGEPECSYFLKTGDCKFKSNCKFHHPKNRIATLPPCNLNDKGLPLRPDKNACMHYTRYGLCKFGPACKYDHPINPVPPTGVEVDGMGGNGGAVQ; encoded by the exons ATGGAACACACTGAATCCGATTCTGCTTCTTCCTCACTTCCCAATGGCGGTGGTGACTGCATCACCGCCACCCAACAAGACCCTCAACTTGCTCCTTCTTCCAATCACGGCACCGACGATCCTCAGCCGTCAGATCTCTATCAAACGGCTCAGGATGGTTCACTCTCGGCTGAGCTTCAGAGTAAGCTGGATTTGAAGGGTTTGGAAGGTGTGGGCGAAGAGGGTGGCGAGATTGGGGATAAAGTTTCAAACTTTGGCCaagttggtggtggtgttgATGATGGGGGTGTTACTAATGGTGACGATGAAGTTGTAAATGGTGGTGATGAGGGTTTTAAAGGTGGTGGTGCTGATGGGGATAACTGGGGGTGGGAGACCAATAGTTGGGAAGAGGAGAATGTCAATGTGGGTCTTGTGGATGGTGATTATGACGGGTTAGTTAATGGATATGTTGATGCTGATGGGGGTGATGATGTTGATGGGGTTGAGAATAGGGAAGAGAAAAGTGGTGGTGGTAGGGCACAACACCAGTACCCTTGGAGGCCTGATGCTCAGGATTGTGCATTTTATATGAAGACTGGGAATTGCAAATTTGGAATCAATTGCAAGTTCAATCACCCCATTAATAGGAGGAAAAACCAG GCTGTTAAAGAGCGGCCAGCAGAAAGAGAGGAAGAGCAAGCAGAGAGACCAGGACAGACAGAATGCAAG TATTATTTAAGGTCCGGGGGTTGTAAGTTTGGAAAAGATTGTAAATATAACCATACAAAAGGAAAAGATTTAACAACCGAGGAGGTGGCAGAACTCAATTTTCTCGGTCTGCCTATTCGTCTG GGAAAGAGAGAATGTCCTTATTACATGCGCACCGGCTCATGTAAGTTTGGAGCAAACTGCAAGTTTAATCATCCTGACCCTACAACTGTTGGAGGTTCTGAATCATCTCCAGGGTATAGTAATGGAGGATCTGATCCTTCTTCACGGTATAGTAATGGACGATCTAATACTTCTTCAGGGTATAGTAATGGAGGATCTATTTCATTACATGGTGTATCGCAGCAGTCTGTCTCAACATGGTCTTCTCCAAGAACAGTAAATGAAACATCTCCTTTTGTGCCAATGATGCTTTCGCCTCCAAGTCCTGATTGGAATGCATATCAG GCACCTACCTACCTATCTGAGAGGAGTATGCATCCACCTCCACCATATGTCATGAACAATCCAGTGATCGAAACAAATGTTTATATACACCCACAAAAAAGAATTCAACTTGATGACTTTCCTGAAAGACCTGGTGAACCTGAATGCAGCTACTTCCTGAAAACTGGGGATTGCAAGTTCAAATCCAATTGTAAATTTCACCATCCAAAGAATCGGATAGCAACATTACCTCCATGCAACCTCAATGACAAAGGCCTGCCTCTTAGACCT GACAAGAATGCCTGCATGCATTACACACGATACGGACTCTGTAAGTTTGGACCGGCTTGTAAGTATGACCATCCGATAAACCCAGTGCCCCCAACTGGTGTTGAAGTTGATGGGATGGGTGGAAATGGAGGTGCTGTTCAGTAA
- the LOC130973044 gene encoding zinc finger CCCH domain-containing protein 43-like isoform X1 gives MEHTESDSASSSLPNGGGDCITATQQDPQLAPSSNHGTDDPQPSDLYQTAQDGSLSAELQSKLDLKGLEGVGEEGGEIGDKVSNFGQVGGGVDDGGVTNGDDEVVNGGDEGFKGGGADGDNWGWETNSWEEENVNVGLVDGDYDGLVNGYVDADGGDDVDGVENREEKSGGGRAQHQYPWRPDAQDCAFYMKTGNCKFGINCKFNHPINRRKNQMFHLKAVKERPAEREEEQAERPGQTECKYYLRSGGCKFGKDCKYNHTKGKDLTTEEVAELNFLGLPIRLGKRECPYYMRTGSCKFGANCKFNHPDPTTVGGSESSPGYSNGGSDPSSRYSNGRSNTSSGYSNGGSISLHGVSQQSVSTWSSPRTVNETSPFVPMMLSPPSPDWNAYQAPTYLSERSMHPPPPYVMNNPVIETNVYIHPQKRIQLDDFPERPGEPECSYFLKTGDCKFKSNCKFHHPKNRIATLPPCNLNDKGLPLRPDKNACMHYTRYGLCKFGPACKYDHPINPVPPTGVEVDGMGGNGGAVQ, from the exons ATGGAACACACTGAATCCGATTCTGCTTCTTCCTCACTTCCCAATGGCGGTGGTGACTGCATCACCGCCACCCAACAAGACCCTCAACTTGCTCCTTCTTCCAATCACGGCACCGACGATCCTCAGCCGTCAGATCTCTATCAAACGGCTCAGGATGGTTCACTCTCGGCTGAGCTTCAGAGTAAGCTGGATTTGAAGGGTTTGGAAGGTGTGGGCGAAGAGGGTGGCGAGATTGGGGATAAAGTTTCAAACTTTGGCCaagttggtggtggtgttgATGATGGGGGTGTTACTAATGGTGACGATGAAGTTGTAAATGGTGGTGATGAGGGTTTTAAAGGTGGTGGTGCTGATGGGGATAACTGGGGGTGGGAGACCAATAGTTGGGAAGAGGAGAATGTCAATGTGGGTCTTGTGGATGGTGATTATGACGGGTTAGTTAATGGATATGTTGATGCTGATGGGGGTGATGATGTTGATGGGGTTGAGAATAGGGAAGAGAAAAGTGGTGGTGGTAGGGCACAACACCAGTACCCTTGGAGGCCTGATGCTCAGGATTGTGCATTTTATATGAAGACTGGGAATTGCAAATTTGGAATCAATTGCAAGTTCAATCACCCCATTAATAGGAGGAAAAACCAG ATGTTTCACTTGAAGGCTGTTAAAGAGCGGCCAGCAGAAAGAGAGGAAGAGCAAGCAGAGAGACCAGGACAGACAGAATGCAAG TATTATTTAAGGTCCGGGGGTTGTAAGTTTGGAAAAGATTGTAAATATAACCATACAAAAGGAAAAGATTTAACAACCGAGGAGGTGGCAGAACTCAATTTTCTCGGTCTGCCTATTCGTCTG GGAAAGAGAGAATGTCCTTATTACATGCGCACCGGCTCATGTAAGTTTGGAGCAAACTGCAAGTTTAATCATCCTGACCCTACAACTGTTGGAGGTTCTGAATCATCTCCAGGGTATAGTAATGGAGGATCTGATCCTTCTTCACGGTATAGTAATGGACGATCTAATACTTCTTCAGGGTATAGTAATGGAGGATCTATTTCATTACATGGTGTATCGCAGCAGTCTGTCTCAACATGGTCTTCTCCAAGAACAGTAAATGAAACATCTCCTTTTGTGCCAATGATGCTTTCGCCTCCAAGTCCTGATTGGAATGCATATCAG GCACCTACCTACCTATCTGAGAGGAGTATGCATCCACCTCCACCATATGTCATGAACAATCCAGTGATCGAAACAAATGTTTATATACACCCACAAAAAAGAATTCAACTTGATGACTTTCCTGAAAGACCTGGTGAACCTGAATGCAGCTACTTCCTGAAAACTGGGGATTGCAAGTTCAAATCCAATTGTAAATTTCACCATCCAAAGAATCGGATAGCAACATTACCTCCATGCAACCTCAATGACAAAGGCCTGCCTCTTAGACCT GACAAGAATGCCTGCATGCATTACACACGATACGGACTCTGTAAGTTTGGACCGGCTTGTAAGTATGACCATCCGATAAACCCAGTGCCCCCAACTGGTGTTGAAGTTGATGGGATGGGTGGAAATGGAGGTGCTGTTCAGTAA